A stretch of Carnobacterium iners DNA encodes these proteins:
- a CDS encoding AAA family ATPase, translating into MRPLKLTLNAFGPYKGKVEIDFTQFNQKTLFLVSGPTGAGKTTIFDAIAYALYDEASGTSRGKDSFKSQFATDDDLCYVELEFELARKLYYIKRSPAQKGPGSRKIKQHDSKVEFIHGKNVTTKIPIANQEIKDLLSLSYEQFKQIVMLPQGEFKKMLESNSADKEKIFRNIFQTDRMNEFQMSLKEEARLLKSDVEQSDKVMEQFVSFIFPQDNHALAEAIALMDIAQLLIELDKSIDSSKETIQIYANEMDRFRKKIQQNQERIIDLTELEQLEKIKTELVELESETENKRVKIKQNEQAQRLVSYKEEKEKTAKEKLRLEKELKAAEQDLTGTVLALRENKEEVVVAEENYATLSEKREKIIELKQEENHIKAIELKKMKIVALEKETIQVQLDSEKQTASLVDHKEQLEKNKQLALEISQARNSVAVIQNELAELKEEQTKSGAKQAQYNELIQLIVQKEEKVHLFKLADAKYIAIQQDYQQQQLLFNRNIAGLLASELEEGTPCLVCGSLDHPLPAALSKDALSKEELEAIEIDKDNSYQEYTFLTNDLVHLNEQIKKYEATLQVVSEKAPEKQAQLALEQQALDKNKVKCMKDKKLLEQLIEQEENTKQQIEDEQEQEKQLVSTIQELHSAQQHINKHIQEIKKEVEEAQTHLIYGDINQVQTTLEQLITEIGQIEFNYKKSYEEKNKLEKFEAQYKTTIDSFKTQLSASMKNAELALAAFEQQLKITGYAEQFEDYLVGNEQLKELVTEIADYDKKVWVNQDNHKKQTQKVAAMKEHYSVEDYQEKIKTKETKLKEIDEKYQALIGITNKHESANLEIKKHYKSKETQLEKYRLYSELSELANGSKETDYISFERYVLAIYFEEIIQAANLRFTQMTNNRYSLLKREEKVKGAGAKGLDLDIFDNYTGKTRSVRTLSGGESFKASLALALGLSDVIQNHSGGVSVDTLFIDEGFGTLDSDSLDSAIETLFDLNKKGRLVGIISHVEELKMRIPVHIDVTKTSEGSQIEVKM; encoded by the coding sequence ATGAGACCACTGAAATTAACATTAAATGCTTTTGGTCCTTATAAAGGGAAAGTTGAAATTGACTTCACTCAGTTTAATCAAAAAACTCTCTTTTTAGTTAGTGGCCCAACAGGTGCAGGAAAAACGACTATTTTTGATGCAATTGCTTATGCATTATATGATGAGGCAAGTGGAACAAGTCGAGGAAAAGATTCATTTAAGTCTCAATTTGCTACAGATGACGATCTTTGTTACGTAGAATTAGAATTTGAATTAGCTAGGAAACTCTACTACATTAAACGGTCTCCTGCTCAAAAAGGACCCGGCTCACGAAAGATAAAACAGCATGATTCAAAAGTTGAATTCATTCATGGTAAAAATGTGACTACCAAAATACCGATAGCCAATCAAGAAATCAAAGACTTGCTATCGTTATCTTATGAACAATTTAAACAGATTGTTATGCTGCCTCAAGGCGAATTTAAAAAGATGCTGGAATCAAATAGTGCAGACAAAGAAAAAATATTTCGTAATATTTTCCAAACAGATAGGATGAACGAGTTCCAAATGAGTCTAAAAGAAGAAGCTCGATTATTAAAATCAGATGTCGAGCAAAGTGATAAAGTAATGGAGCAGTTTGTAAGCTTTATTTTTCCACAAGATAATCATGCGTTAGCCGAAGCAATAGCATTAATGGATATCGCCCAATTATTAATCGAACTGGATAAATCAATTGATAGTTCTAAAGAAACCATTCAAATTTATGCTAATGAGATGGACCGATTCCGGAAAAAAATACAGCAAAATCAAGAACGAATAATAGACTTAACAGAATTAGAACAATTAGAAAAGATAAAAACTGAGTTAGTAGAATTAGAAAGCGAGACAGAAAATAAACGAGTAAAAATAAAGCAGAATGAACAAGCACAACGATTAGTTAGCTACAAAGAAGAAAAAGAAAAGACGGCTAAAGAAAAGCTACGATTAGAAAAAGAGTTAAAGGCGGCTGAACAAGATTTGACAGGAACAGTGCTTGCTCTGAGAGAAAATAAAGAAGAAGTTGTAGTAGCAGAAGAGAATTATGCTACTTTATCAGAAAAAAGAGAAAAAATAATAGAATTAAAACAAGAAGAGAATCATATAAAAGCCATTGAACTAAAAAAAATGAAGATAGTTGCCTTAGAAAAAGAAACGATACAAGTACAACTGGATAGTGAAAAACAAACAGCATCACTAGTGGATCACAAAGAACAACTAGAGAAAAATAAGCAACTAGCCTTAGAAATTAGTCAAGCTAGAAATAGCGTAGCGGTTATACAAAACGAATTAGCAGAATTAAAAGAAGAGCAAACAAAATCGGGCGCTAAACAAGCTCAATACAATGAATTGATCCAATTGATTGTACAAAAAGAAGAGAAAGTGCATTTATTCAAACTAGCAGATGCCAAATACATTGCTATCCAACAAGATTACCAGCAACAACAGTTACTGTTTAATCGAAATATCGCTGGTTTATTGGCTAGTGAATTAGAAGAAGGAACACCTTGTCTTGTATGTGGTTCGCTTGATCATCCTTTACCAGCAGCGCTATCTAAAGATGCTCTATCTAAAGAAGAATTAGAAGCGATAGAAATAGATAAGGATAACAGTTATCAGGAGTACACATTCTTAACAAATGATTTAGTCCATTTGAATGAGCAAATTAAAAAATATGAAGCGACTCTTCAAGTAGTTTCAGAAAAAGCACCAGAAAAACAAGCACAGTTAGCACTAGAACAACAAGCGCTAGATAAAAATAAAGTGAAATGCATGAAAGATAAAAAGTTATTAGAGCAATTAATTGAGCAAGAAGAAAATACCAAACAACAAATAGAAGATGAACAAGAACAAGAAAAACAATTAGTATCAACGATACAAGAATTGCATTCAGCTCAGCAACATATAAATAAACACATACAAGAAATAAAAAAAGAAGTGGAAGAAGCACAGACTCACTTAATTTACGGCGATATTAATCAAGTACAAACCACTCTCGAGCAGTTGATAACAGAGATTGGACAAATCGAATTTAATTATAAAAAAAGTTATGAGGAAAAAAATAAACTAGAAAAATTTGAAGCACAGTACAAAACAACGATTGATTCATTTAAAACGCAACTTAGTGCAAGTATGAAAAATGCTGAACTAGCCTTAGCTGCATTTGAACAGCAATTAAAAATAACTGGATATGCTGAACAATTTGAAGACTATTTAGTGGGAAATGAGCAGCTAAAAGAGTTGGTAACCGAAATTGCTGATTACGATAAAAAGGTCTGGGTTAACCAAGATAATCACAAGAAGCAAACACAAAAAGTAGCTGCTATGAAAGAACATTATTCAGTTGAAGATTATCAAGAAAAAATCAAAACCAAAGAAACGAAGCTAAAAGAAATAGATGAAAAGTATCAAGCACTGATTGGGATAACCAATAAGCATGAATCAGCTAATTTAGAAATAAAAAAACACTACAAATCTAAAGAAACACAACTAGAAAAATATCGTCTATATAGTGAGCTGTCAGAATTGGCAAATGGATCTAAGGAAACAGATTATATTTCGTTTGAACGTTATGTATTGGCTATTTATTTTGAAGAAATTATTCAAGCAGCCAATCTTCGTTTTACTCAAATGACTAACAATCGTTATTCTTTATTAAAAAGAGAAGAAAAAGTAAAAGGAGCTGGAGCGAAAGGTCTAGACTTAGATATATTCGATAATTATACAGGTAAGACAAGAAGTGTGAGAACTCTCTCTGGTGGAGAAAGTTTCAAAGCGTCGTTAGCCTTAGCCTTGGGACTGAGTGATGTCATTCAAAATCATAGTGGTGGGGTGAGCGTAGATACCTTATTTATTGATGAAGGCTTTGGCACGTTGGACTCAGATTCGCTAGATAGTGCTATCGAAACATTGTTTGATTTAAATAAAAAAGGTCGATTAGTCGGGATTATTTCGCACGTCGAAGAACTAAAGATGCGGATACCGGTTCATATTGATGTAACGAAAACGTCAGAAGGAAGTCAAATAGAAGTTAAGATGTAA
- a CDS encoding exonuclease SbcCD subunit D, which translates to MRILHTADWHIGKIVNEVSMLEDQEFFLEQLIEKLKNLDVDVLIMAGDLYDRAFPPKEAVTLVNTVLTRLIKEINIPVFIIAGNHDSNERVEYGASLFESSNLYIEGTVKEETRKVTIQDTNFYLLPFADHVYIRELLKDDSIKNLEDATRAQINKIKETMNKEETNIIIAHGFVINISEDSFETTDSERPLSIGTAEYVNVEMFEDFDYVALGHLHKPQKVKHDRIRYSGSILKYSKSETKQKKQVSLVTVEKGSVEIEPIYLKPLHDMRVVKGSFENLMTQKSDDYVFFELLDETFIMDAMNQLRRRFPNAMGLDYITKKNDNQVYQTGSQKSLKETPLEDLFSKFYQQVKQKELAADQKEIVESILHKLGGNNK; encoded by the coding sequence GTGCGAATATTACATACAGCCGATTGGCATATTGGGAAAATTGTAAATGAAGTATCTATGTTAGAGGACCAAGAATTCTTTTTAGAACAATTAATTGAAAAATTGAAAAATTTAGATGTAGATGTATTGATTATGGCAGGAGACTTATATGATCGAGCTTTCCCGCCAAAAGAAGCTGTTACATTGGTAAACACAGTATTAACTCGGTTAATCAAAGAAATAAATATACCTGTCTTTATTATCGCAGGAAACCATGATAGCAACGAGCGTGTGGAGTATGGCGCAAGCTTATTTGAATCAAGTAATCTTTATATAGAAGGAACCGTTAAAGAAGAGACGAGAAAAGTGACGATTCAAGATACGAACTTTTACTTATTGCCGTTTGCAGATCATGTTTACATTCGTGAATTATTAAAAGATGACTCTATAAAAAATTTAGAAGACGCAACAAGGGCTCAAATAAATAAGATAAAAGAAACAATGAATAAAGAAGAAACGAATATTATTATCGCTCATGGTTTTGTCATTAATATTTCTGAGGACAGTTTTGAAACGACTGATTCAGAGCGACCACTGAGTATTGGGACAGCAGAGTATGTCAATGTAGAAATGTTTGAAGACTTCGACTATGTTGCATTAGGCCACTTACACAAGCCGCAAAAGGTAAAACACGATAGAATTCGCTACAGCGGATCTATTTTAAAGTATTCTAAATCAGAAACCAAACAAAAGAAACAAGTCTCACTGGTAACAGTGGAAAAAGGAAGCGTAGAGATTGAACCTATTTATTTAAAACCTTTGCATGACATGCGTGTCGTTAAAGGCTCATTTGAAAACTTAATGACTCAAAAATCAGACGATTATGTTTTTTTTGAGTTACTGGATGAAACGTTTATCATGGATGCCATGAATCAGTTACGAAGAAGATTTCCAAATGCGATGGGCTTAGATTATATAACTAAGAAAAATGACAATCAAGTTTATCAAACAGGTAGCCAAAAAAGCTTGAAAGAAACGCCACTAGAAGACTTATTCAGTAAATTTTATCAGCAAGTCAAACAAAAAGAGCTAGCAGCTGATCAAAAAGAAATCGTTGAAAGTATCTTACACAAATTAGGAGGCAATAATAAATGA
- the cas9 gene encoding type II CRISPR RNA-guided endonuclease Cas9 (Cas9, originally named Csn1, is the large, multifunctional signature protein of type II CRISPR/Cas systems. It is well known even to general audiences because its RNA-guided endonuclease activity has made it a popular tool for custom editing of eukaryotic genomes.) translates to MAKLVLGLDIGVSSVGWGIIDEETGEIKKAGVRLFEEANRNANEDRRSFRSARRLKRRRKHRLERTKTLLVENNFSCTSIQDYNPYEARRNALYEQVTKEELAAALYHLVKRRGTTLDTPQEDEKTSGSELSTKEQLKKNAKKLEDRHICEIQLDKIKNGEVVRDHTNRFKTTDYIKEANAILEKQEAFHPEITDSFKESYLALVNSRRMYYDGPGSEKSPTPYGQYFIGEDGKLKHETMINKMRGRCTYFPEELHIAKMSYTADLYNLLNDLNNLWYANDKKEKVSLLSVNDKQYLIEKFIKNGKKITLNGIAKYLTIPEEDLKGARIDLKTNKPIFTDFIGFKKLRKLVESISTVPADFFDNPAVLDKIADILTAEKSLTRREEQLTDLFQSTYHDSLPEVTAALINDTTFKEYHALSKKAIQLILPELWETNKNQMQIFSERGLGKSRLEQLQNGTKIQFDDEAILSTVAKRAHREAIKITNAVREQYGELAYVVVEMAREKNSDEERLNYSNFQRNQGKFEKKICDLLEVKNLKDLYLNGKQHLALKLWDVQDGKCVYSGKSIALSDIVYDFTRFEVDHIIPLSYSFDDSQQNKVLVYHAENQLKGQLTPFQYFQSGKATRSFVEFKADCLSLFKSRRISNKKLGYLLEQRDVQHDEEVQKDFINRNLVDTQYAMRSFSSSLRTFYRNNAIPTGVLSIRGSFTAALRKRTNMRKDRDAGHFHHAIDALIVAGVGRMPLFKQLKQTTFTIEGVAVDTETGELINASQVFDNNSLKFVSSLRNYQDKIKYSHKVDRKPNRTMSNQTIYSTREKDDETYVVGKVKNIYQLDKKGYEALKKRIEKDSDLFLMAQHDEKTWKLIRKVMEEHSHADNPFQDFYKEHGFILKDGKVPVKSLKYLDRKLGIHVNISNKYKDAKNDVVLLSRKSIRVDIYMNEDGNYKYLGVPYNWFRKVDGIYTLDMNLYNGENGRNAPYKRIDDSYGFQFSLYKNDRISYDKLETVEDETTKEKTKKIVHYEKLFKGDAMPRGNKIEIEDIIFKSNKQQFIAVGTLHYLKKYNTDILGNKYPIDIEIFSPYLKE, encoded by the coding sequence ATGGCTAAACTAGTTCTAGGCTTAGATATCGGAGTTTCTAGTGTTGGTTGGGGAATTATCGATGAAGAAACAGGAGAAATTAAAAAAGCTGGTGTTCGCTTATTTGAAGAAGCGAATAGAAATGCTAATGAAGATCGCCGGAGTTTTCGCAGCGCAAGACGGTTAAAAAGAAGAAGAAAGCACCGGTTAGAAAGAACGAAAACATTATTAGTAGAAAATAACTTCTCTTGCACCTCTATTCAAGACTACAATCCGTATGAAGCAAGACGCAACGCTCTTTATGAACAAGTAACGAAAGAGGAACTAGCCGCTGCACTGTATCATTTAGTTAAACGCCGCGGGACAACATTGGATACACCACAAGAAGATGAAAAAACAAGTGGCAGTGAATTATCTACTAAAGAGCAATTAAAAAAGAATGCAAAAAAATTAGAAGACCGTCACATTTGTGAAATCCAATTAGATAAAATAAAAAATGGTGAAGTCGTACGTGATCACACGAACCGCTTTAAGACAACTGATTATATCAAAGAAGCTAATGCTATTCTAGAAAAACAAGAAGCATTTCATCCTGAAATTACTGATAGCTTCAAAGAGTCGTACTTAGCTTTAGTTAATAGTCGCCGGATGTATTATGATGGCCCAGGTTCTGAAAAATCTCCTACTCCTTATGGACAATATTTTATTGGTGAAGATGGAAAACTTAAACACGAAACGATGATTAATAAAATGCGTGGACGTTGTACCTATTTTCCAGAAGAATTGCATATCGCTAAGATGTCTTACACGGCTGATTTATACAATCTGCTAAATGATTTGAATAATTTATGGTATGCGAATGATAAAAAAGAAAAAGTCAGTCTTTTATCGGTAAACGATAAACAGTATCTGATTGAGAAATTCATAAAAAACGGAAAAAAAATTACATTAAATGGGATTGCAAAGTACCTGACTATTCCTGAAGAAGACTTAAAGGGTGCTCGCATTGATTTAAAAACCAATAAACCGATTTTTACAGATTTTATTGGATTTAAGAAATTAAGGAAATTAGTGGAATCTATTTCTACTGTTCCCGCTGATTTTTTTGATAATCCCGCTGTTTTGGATAAAATAGCCGATATTCTAACCGCAGAAAAAAGCTTAACTCGTCGAGAAGAACAGCTAACAGACTTATTTCAATCGACCTATCATGACAGCTTGCCAGAAGTAACGGCTGCTTTAATTAATGATACAACCTTTAAGGAATACCATGCTCTTTCTAAAAAAGCGATACAATTAATCTTGCCTGAGCTATGGGAAACCAATAAAAACCAAATGCAAATTTTCTCAGAACGAGGACTAGGAAAAAGCCGTCTTGAACAGTTACAAAATGGCACTAAAATCCAATTCGATGATGAAGCTATTCTAAGTACAGTCGCAAAACGAGCTCATCGCGAAGCGATTAAAATCACTAATGCTGTCCGAGAACAATACGGTGAACTTGCCTATGTTGTCGTTGAAATGGCTCGCGAAAAAAATAGCGATGAAGAAAGACTGAACTATAGTAATTTCCAAAGGAACCAAGGAAAATTTGAGAAAAAGATTTGTGATCTACTTGAAGTGAAGAATTTAAAAGACTTGTATTTAAATGGCAAGCAACATTTAGCGTTAAAATTATGGGATGTTCAAGATGGAAAATGTGTGTATTCTGGTAAGTCTATCGCCCTTTCTGATATTGTTTATGATTTTACGCGTTTTGAAGTCGACCATATCATTCCACTTTCTTATTCCTTTGATGATAGCCAACAAAATAAAGTACTCGTTTACCATGCAGAAAATCAATTAAAAGGCCAATTAACCCCTTTCCAATATTTCCAAAGTGGCAAAGCGACACGCTCTTTTGTTGAGTTTAAAGCTGATTGTTTGAGTTTATTTAAATCTCGTCGAATTAGCAATAAAAAATTAGGCTACTTATTAGAACAACGAGATGTCCAACACGATGAGGAAGTCCAAAAAGACTTTATTAATCGGAATTTAGTTGATACCCAGTACGCTATGAGGAGTTTTTCTAGCTCGCTTCGTACTTTTTATCGAAATAACGCTATTCCAACAGGTGTCTTATCGATTCGTGGAAGTTTCACTGCTGCATTAAGAAAACGAACAAACATGCGTAAAGATCGTGATGCAGGTCATTTTCATCATGCTATCGATGCCTTGATCGTTGCCGGTGTTGGTCGAATGCCGTTATTTAAGCAACTGAAACAAACAACTTTTACTATTGAAGGTGTGGCCGTTGATACAGAAACTGGTGAACTAATCAATGCCTCTCAAGTTTTCGACAACAACTCACTTAAATTTGTTAGCTCATTAAGAAATTACCAGGACAAAATTAAGTATTCACATAAAGTTGATCGTAAACCCAATCGGACAATGTCTAATCAAACCATCTACTCTACTCGCGAAAAAGATGATGAAACATACGTTGTCGGGAAAGTAAAAAATATTTATCAGTTGGATAAGAAAGGCTATGAAGCTCTCAAAAAAAGAATCGAAAAAGATTCTGATCTTTTTTTAATGGCCCAACATGATGAGAAAACTTGGAAATTAATCAGAAAAGTCATGGAAGAACATAGTCATGCGGACAATCCTTTCCAAGATTTTTACAAAGAACACGGCTTTATTTTAAAAGACGGAAAAGTACCAGTTAAAAGCTTGAAGTATCTAGATAGAAAACTAGGTATCCATGTCAATATTTCAAATAAATATAAAGATGCTAAAAATGATGTTGTTTTATTAAGTAGAAAAAGTATTCGTGTGGATATTTACATGAATGAAGATGGAAACTACAAATACCTTGGAGTACCTTATAATTGGTTTAGAAAAGTAGATGGTATCTATACTCTTGATATGAATCTATATAATGGAGAAAATGGTCGTAATGCTCCCTATAAAAGAATAGATGATAGCTATGGATTTCAATTTAGTTTATATAAAAATGACAGGATTTCTTACGATAAATTAGAAACTGTTGAAGACGAAACAACTAAAGAAAAGACTAAAAAAATCGTTCATTATGAAAAGTTATTTAAAGGTGATGCTATGCCACGCGGAAATAAAATAGAAATAGAAGATATTATTTTTAAAAGTAATAAACAACAGTTTATTGCAGTTGGTACCTTGCACTATTTAAAAAAATATAATACCGATATTCTTGGTAACAAATATCCAATTGATATAGAAATATTTAGTCCTTATTTAAAAGAATAA
- the cas1 gene encoding type II CRISPR-associated endonuclease Cas1 has translation MSWRVVYIEKSDYLRLYLDNLKVIREDTEILIPLTDIHTIIVDNQQTVVTARLLNKLADYHILLIFCDEKHLPNIYALSPHSHHQSSRVLERQVKWSTEMKGLMWQKIIQIKIANQASVLAHLRKDSTSIEAMHRYSDDVNFSDQTNREGHAAKLYFKTLFGSSFTRDRDSFDGINSGLNYGYIVLRSTVARTIVASGLQPSFGIGHYNQYNAFNLADDLIEPFRPVIDLWISIMCQEDTYLDLKTKQKIVHLISNNKLLIGNQKQTILNAIEILVQSFIKGMNENNTELLVYPANGISL, from the coding sequence ATGAGCTGGCGTGTTGTCTATATTGAAAAATCTGATTACTTAAGATTGTATCTTGATAATTTAAAAGTTATTCGAGAAGATACGGAAATTTTGATACCGCTTACTGATATTCATACAATCATTGTCGATAACCAGCAAACCGTTGTAACTGCCCGCTTGCTAAATAAATTAGCAGATTACCATATTCTCTTAATTTTCTGTGATGAAAAACACTTACCCAATATTTATGCTCTTTCTCCTCATAGTCATCATCAGTCTTCTAGAGTTCTGGAAAGGCAAGTTAAATGGTCTACTGAAATGAAAGGCTTGATGTGGCAAAAAATTATTCAAATAAAAATAGCGAATCAAGCTTCCGTATTAGCTCATTTAAGAAAAGATTCTACTTCAATTGAAGCAATGCATCGTTATTCTGATGATGTTAACTTTTCTGATCAAACGAATCGTGAAGGTCATGCTGCTAAACTTTATTTTAAAACGTTGTTTGGAAGTTCCTTTACTAGGGATCGAGACAGCTTTGACGGAATTAACTCTGGTTTAAATTATGGTTATATTGTCCTTCGTTCAACCGTTGCTAGAACAATTGTGGCTTCGGGTTTACAACCTTCTTTTGGTATTGGGCATTACAACCAATACAATGCTTTTAATTTAGCTGATGACCTTATTGAACCCTTTCGTCCTGTCATTGATTTATGGATCAGCATTATGTGCCAAGAAGATACTTATTTAGACTTAAAAACTAAACAAAAAATTGTTCACTTAATTAGCAATAACAAACTATTGATTGGCAATCAAAAACAAACTATTCTGAACGCGATTGAAATACTTGTTCAATCTTTTATTAAAGGAATGAATGAGAATAATACCGAACTATTGGTTTACCCTGCCAATGGCATCTCCTTATAG